One genomic window of Thalassolituus hydrocarboniclasticus includes the following:
- a CDS encoding TIGR01621 family pseudouridine synthase yields the protein MPDTFPPAVTPPYSQPFSVIDQTEDWLAIHKPAGIGMHSEDGEAGLVVLAEQQFACPLWPVHRLDKVTSGIILLAKNATAAARLSALFAEHKIQKYYLAQSAQKPKKKQGWVKGDMSKGRNGSWLLQRSSHNPAITRFISHYDEQQQKRLFLLKPLTGRTHQLRVALKSLGAAIDGDDRYGGEPADRTYLHAFMLCFRDEVSGADPQDIVLTCLPQHGDWATLPDNWLTPWQLL from the coding sequence GTGCCGGATACCTTTCCTCCCGCCGTTACACCACCCTACTCACAGCCATTTTCTGTCATTGACCAGACTGAAGACTGGCTCGCCATCCACAAACCTGCCGGCATTGGCATGCACAGCGAAGACGGCGAAGCAGGTCTGGTGGTGCTGGCCGAACAGCAGTTTGCCTGTCCGTTATGGCCGGTTCACCGCCTCGACAAAGTCACCTCCGGTATTATTCTGCTGGCCAAAAATGCCACGGCGGCCGCCCGTCTGAGTGCCCTGTTCGCTGAGCATAAAATCCAGAAATACTATCTGGCGCAGAGCGCGCAAAAACCGAAAAAGAAACAGGGCTGGGTTAAAGGTGATATGAGCAAAGGCCGTAATGGCAGCTGGCTGTTACAGCGCAGCAGCCACAACCCTGCCATTACCCGTTTTATCAGCCACTACGATGAGCAACAGCAGAAGCGGCTGTTTCTGCTCAAGCCCCTGACCGGCCGAACCCACCAGCTGCGGGTTGCCCTGAAGAGTCTCGGTGCCGCCATTGACGGCGACGACCGCTATGGCGGCGAGCCCGCCGACCGCACCTATCTGCATGCCTTTATGCTCTGCTTCCGCGATGAAGTCAGCGGTGCTGACCCGCAGGATATAGTGCTGACCTGCCTGCCACAGCATGGCGACTGGGCAACCCTGCCCGACAACTGGCTGACCCCCTGGCAACTTCTGTAG
- a CDS encoding cell developmental protein SirA: MTTPVTVRYMSRAEIERLMYSLSADSSNEQAQLFEALVRRLLEIMEQENR; this comes from the coding sequence ATGACCACCCCGGTTACCGTACGCTATATGTCACGCGCCGAAATCGAACGCCTGATGTACAGCCTCAGCGCCGACAGCAGCAACGAACAGGCACAACTGTTTGAAGCCCTGGTTCGTCGCCTGCTGGAAATCATGGAGCAGGAAAACCGCTAG
- a CDS encoding YkgJ family cysteine cluster protein — protein sequence MDCRLGCGACCIAPSISSPIPGMPGGKAAGERCVQLDEHNLCLLFGDPRRPAVCGDFKADEEVCGNDNQTALDNLTLLEDSTAIIVRSH from the coding sequence GTGGATTGCCGACTCGGTTGTGGTGCCTGTTGCATTGCCCCCTCTATCTCTTCTCCCATTCCCGGTATGCCCGGCGGTAAAGCCGCCGGTGAGCGCTGCGTGCAGCTGGATGAGCATAATCTGTGTCTGCTGTTTGGTGATCCGCGCCGGCCTGCGGTATGTGGTGACTTTAAAGCCGATGAGGAAGTGTGCGGTAATGACAATCAGACAGCGCTGGATAACCTGACTCTGCTGGAAGATTCAACGGCGATTATTGTCCGTTCGCACTGA
- a CDS encoding efflux RND transporter periplasmic adaptor subunit has protein sequence MPTTQPSSRRLLRSLSLALLALPVFAAATQAADQTSATNSQILQATTVPVYFDLEATLEAVHESTISAQTSGAIKAVHYDVNDRVEQGALLLEIVDTQQQAQLEQARANLAQAKAQNEDAQVLLTRNSRLFKQGTLSQGEFDSSNARAKSAAAAVKAAAAALKQAEEQLAYTQVKAPYAGLVKTRYVEVGELVSPGQPLMTGVSLEQLRAVADAPQRIASQYQEASQIQVRVGEHSINPDSVVLFPYADATHHSVRLRANLPANSLDASGRALYPGQWSIIRVQTGERNALLIPASALLQRSELTSVYVLDNGQPELRQVRAGNRHNGMVEILSGLSAGDEIVSDALAQLAAIGSQGE, from the coding sequence ATGCCGACCACACAGCCTTCGTCCCGTCGTCTGCTGCGCAGCCTGAGCCTGGCTCTGCTGGCCCTGCCTGTATTCGCGGCAGCCACACAGGCCGCCGATCAGACCAGCGCTACCAACAGCCAGATTCTGCAGGCCACCACCGTGCCGGTGTACTTTGATCTGGAAGCCACACTGGAAGCCGTGCACGAAAGCACGATCTCAGCACAGACCAGCGGTGCCATCAAGGCCGTACACTACGATGTCAACGACCGCGTGGAGCAAGGCGCCCTGCTGCTGGAAATCGTTGATACCCAACAACAGGCTCAGCTGGAACAGGCACGCGCCAACCTGGCTCAGGCCAAAGCCCAGAACGAAGACGCTCAGGTACTGCTGACCCGCAACAGCCGTCTGTTCAAACAGGGCACGCTGTCACAGGGTGAGTTTGACAGCAGTAATGCCCGCGCCAAAAGCGCTGCTGCCGCAGTCAAAGCCGCCGCAGCAGCGCTGAAACAAGCCGAAGAGCAGCTGGCCTACACCCAGGTAAAAGCGCCTTACGCCGGTCTGGTTAAAACCCGTTATGTGGAAGTAGGCGAGCTGGTCAGCCCGGGACAACCGCTGATGACCGGCGTGTCACTCGAACAACTGCGTGCCGTTGCCGACGCTCCGCAACGTATCGCCAGCCAGTACCAGGAAGCCAGCCAGATTCAGGTGCGCGTGGGCGAACACAGCATCAACCCGGACAGCGTTGTGCTGTTCCCTTACGCCGATGCCACCCATCACAGCGTGCGTCTGCGCGCCAATCTGCCAGCCAACAGTCTGGATGCCAGCGGTCGCGCACTCTATCCCGGCCAGTGGAGCATCATTCGTGTACAGACCGGCGAGCGTAACGCCCTGCTGATTCCGGCCAGCGCCCTGCTGCAGCGTTCAGAGCTGACCTCCGTTTATGTGCTGGATAACGGTCAGCCGGAGCTGCGTCAGGTTCGCGCCGGCAACCGTCATAACGGCATGGTAGAAATTCTGTCCGGTCTCAGCGCCGGTGATGAAATCGTCAGCGATGCACTGGCCCAGCTGGCCGCAATCGGTTCACAGGGAGAATAA